Proteins encoded in a region of the Paenibacillus sp. E222 genome:
- a CDS encoding triacylglycerol lipase codes for MSKSIVLRCVLTCLFFLSSLSLLSIPAGAEQAAAANGRNPIVLVHGIGGAGFNFASIERALINEGYSRSDLYAIDFLDKSGNNITNSRQLSSYIDDVLRKTGASKVDIIAHSMGGANTLYYINNLGGGKNIGKVITLGSPNRLVARSAPTGIAYTSIYSTSDLIVNNTLSPLNGANNIRIFGVTHIGLLIDRGVQNHIMNALK; via the coding sequence CTGTCTGTTCTTCCTTAGTTCGTTATCTTTGCTGTCCATCCCTGCCGGTGCGGAGCAAGCAGCGGCTGCCAATGGGCGCAATCCCATTGTACTTGTACACGGTATTGGAGGCGCGGGATTTAACTTTGCCAGCATCGAAAGAGCACTAATAAACGAAGGCTATTCCCGAAGTGACCTGTACGCCATCGATTTCCTGGACAAGTCAGGAAACAATATCACCAATTCACGCCAGTTATCCTCCTATATTGATGATGTCCTGCGTAAGACCGGCGCCAGCAAGGTCGATATTATTGCCCATAGCATGGGCGGGGCCAACACCCTGTATTATATCAACAACCTCGGTGGTGGCAAAAATATAGGCAAGGTTATTACACTCGGCTCTCCCAACCGGCTTGTAGCCCGATCGGCACCAACCGGCATTGCATATACTTCCATCTACAGTACGTCGGACTTAATTGTAAACAATACGTTATCCCCACTGAACGGGGCGAACAATATTCGCATTTTCGGGGTGACCCATATCGGCCTGTTGATTGATCGTGGTGTTCAAAACCACATCATGAACGCCTTGAAGTAA
- a CDS encoding Glu/Leu/Phe/Val dehydrogenase, translating into MSWFEAMEHHDYEELVLCQDRASGLKAIIAIHDTTLGPALGGTRMWTYASEEAAIEDALRLARGMTYKHAVSGLNLGGGKAVIIGDPRRDKNEAMFRAFGRYIQGLNGRYVTAEDVGTTEEDMNLIYQETDYVTGISPSYGSSGNPSPATAWGVYRGMKAAAKQAFGTDLLEGKTVAVQGVGNVAMRLCKYLYEESAHLIVTDIHKDSVKQAVDQFGAKAVDPADITGVDCDIYAPCALGGTINDDTLKQLKARVVAGCANNQLLEPRHGDKLHEMGIVYAPDYVINAGGVINIADELNGYNADRAWSKVGEIYNTLEKIFDTSRTEGIATYIAADRLAERRIELMKNTRSTFLQNGHHALSSRRLRG; encoded by the coding sequence ATGAGCTGGTTTGAAGCAATGGAACATCACGATTATGAGGAACTGGTACTGTGCCAGGATAGAGCCTCTGGTTTAAAAGCAATTATTGCTATTCACGATACAACACTCGGTCCTGCGCTGGGAGGCACACGGATGTGGACTTATGCTTCTGAGGAAGCGGCCATTGAAGATGCCTTGCGCCTTGCGCGGGGAATGACATATAAACATGCGGTATCCGGACTGAATCTGGGCGGAGGCAAAGCCGTAATTATCGGAGATCCGCGCCGTGACAAAAATGAAGCGATGTTCCGGGCCTTTGGCCGATACATTCAGGGACTGAACGGACGGTATGTCACCGCAGAGGATGTGGGAACCACAGAAGAAGATATGAATCTGATCTATCAGGAGACCGACTATGTTACAGGCATATCCCCAAGCTACGGCTCCTCCGGTAACCCCTCCCCGGCAACAGCCTGGGGTGTATATCGGGGTATGAAGGCTGCGGCGAAGCAAGCATTCGGCACGGATCTGCTGGAAGGCAAAACCGTGGCTGTACAGGGCGTGGGCAACGTGGCGATGCGTCTGTGCAAATATTTGTATGAAGAAAGTGCGCATCTAATCGTTACCGATATCCATAAGGATTCCGTGAAGCAGGCTGTGGATCAATTCGGTGCTAAGGCGGTAGACCCTGCCGACATCACTGGAGTGGATTGTGATATTTATGCTCCATGTGCACTGGGCGGTACCATTAACGACGATACGTTGAAACAGCTCAAAGCCAGGGTGGTGGCAGGCTGTGCCAACAACCAGCTGCTGGAGCCGCGTCATGGTGACAAGCTGCATGAAATGGGAATTGTATACGCCCCAGACTACGTGATCAATGCAGGTGGCGTAATTAATATTGCGGATGAGCTGAACGGTTATAACGCCGATCGTGCGTGGAGCAAGGTTGGAGAGATCTACAATACTCTGGAGAAAATCTTCGACACGTCGCGCACCGAAGGCATCGCAACGTATATTGCTGCGGATCGTTTGGCTGAACGCCGGATTGAACTGATGAAGAATACACGCAGCACATTCCTGCAAAATGGTCATCACGCGCTGAGTTCCCGCAGACTGCGCGGGTAA